The Fulvivirga maritima genome segment ATTTTTATACCTCATCAAAATCGATCTTTTTACACAATTATCGAAGGATTTTCTAAACTTTTAGTTTTCTAATGCATAATCAGGGTTAAAGTTACTTAGCTCTAATTGAGTGAAAACAAAAAAGCTGTATCAAAAGTATTCACCAATCTAGTGGCTACTTTTAATACAGCTCTTTTAAATGATTTCAGATGGCTTCTATCTATTTAAAGAAGAAAAAGCCTTTAGTTTTATTTCAGTCAGTCTTCTCTTGGTGTCTTGAGGGAAATCGCCTCGCATCATCCATTCATAATAATTGGGCTCTGCTTTTAAAACATCGGTTACAGGTCTGTTTCTGTGTTTACCGAAGTTAAAACAAGCTACGCCGTCATTATTAAGTACTATTCTGCCTGCCAGGTCTACCATGTTAGTAGAGGTAAGCTGGTGCAGAGTGTCCATATTATTTTCTATCACGCCAAGCTTATTGCCCAGGTTGTCTACCACTTCCTGACCATCATATTTCTCTACCTGAGCTTCCAGCACTTCTAAAGTGGCTTTAGTGTCAGCTTCAGCACTATGTGCATCAGTAAGGTCTTTATTGCAGTAAAATTTGTATGCCGCAGAAAGGGTTCTTTTCTCCATCATATGGAAGATCTTTTGGGCATCAATTAGCTTTCTTTTGCTTACGTCAAAGTCAATGCCTACACGCAAAAACTCTTCTACTAAAAGAGGAACGTCAAACTTCAGTATGTTGAAACCTGCCAAATCAGAGCCTTCAAGGAACTGAGCCAGACTTTTGGCTACATTCTTAAAAGTAGGCGCATCTTTCACATCTTCATCATAGATGCCATGAATAACGCTGGTCTCTGGCGGAATGGGAACGGTAGGATTAATTTTATTAGTCTTTACTATTGTTTCTCCATTAGGCATTACCTTCACTACCGATATTTCTAAAATCCTATCCTTCACCACGCTGGTTCCGGTAGTCTCAAGATCGAAAAATGTTAATGGATTTTTTAGTTTAAGCTTCATGAAGCAAATTAATTTATCAGTTCAGTGGCCAGAGCCTCGTAATCTACCTGGTTAAAAGTACCTGAGCTCATCATAAGCAAGTTCTTGTCTTTCCAGTTCTGATCACGCAGATATGCCAGTAGTTTATTTATATCAGTAAATACTTTTAGGTTTCTTTCGTCAAAGGCCTCTTTTATATCCTTTTTTGAAATAGGTTCAAGCTTTTTATGTTCTACAGTTTCTGGGTTATAGTACACAATGGGCTTGTAAGAAAACTTCATGCTGCCCTTATACTGAGCCAGAAAGCTCTTATTCAGACTGCTGAAAGTGTGTAACTCCAGGCAGGCTACCAAATCCCTGTCTGGGTATTGTTCTTTTAATGCTAAAGTGGTAGCTCGCACTTTTGAAGGCGCGTGGGCGAAATCTTTATAGATTGCAGTGCTATCACCAGACTTAATCAGTTGCAAGCGATTTTGAGGCCCTTTAAATGATTGTATGGCTTCGTAGAATTGCTCTTCTGATATGCCTATCTTTTTCAGAACCTCTTTAGCACCATTAATGTTTTGCAGGTTATGCTTACCAAATACCTTTATAGGTGTGTTTTTCAGAACCTCTGGTAAGGTAAGTAGTGCCATGTTCTATAATGAAAGGATGTGTTTTGTAAGGTGTCTCATGTACATCTTCACGCCCTTTAGTGCCTATTACAGTAGCTAATGGATCTTCTTCACAATATACTAAAGTGCCGCCCTTAGGAGAGGCATCAGCAAATTTATCGAACTGACTTACATATATTTCTTCTGAAGGAAATACATTGATGTGATCCCAGGCTACGCCACTAATAAGACCAATATGATGGTGATATTTAAGGAATTTTGGCGTTGAATCAATAGGAGAGGAGAGGTACTCATCTCCTTCAATAATGATTATGGGAGCAACATCAGTAAGCTGAACCATGGTTTCAAAACCTTCAAGTTTTGCTCCTACGGCAAAGTCGAACTTTCTGTTAAAATGCTTCAGTACGTGAATTATCATAGAGGTGATAGAGGTTTTGCCGTGGCTTCCTGCTATCACTATCCTTTGTTTGTCTTGAGATTGCTCGTATATATACTCAGGGAAGGAATAAACTTTTATGCCTAATTCCTCTGCTTTCTTTAGTTCAGGATTATCCTTGCGAGCATGCATACCCACTATTACAGCATCCAGATCTTTAGTGATGAGGTCAGGATTCCAACCTTGCTGCTTAGGTAGTAGATCATATTTCTTTAAGCTACTGTATGAAGGCTCAAAGATTTCGTCATCAGAACCACTTATTTGGTACCCCTTTTTATGCAGTGCGATAGCAAGGTTATGCATAATGCTGCCGCCTATAGCAATAAAATGAATGTTCTGCATATATCTGTTATGTAAATCCTTTGGTTAAGCGTCAAAATTAAGATAAAAATTATAAATGGTAGATAAAAATTAAGCTTTAAACCAATGTTAATATTAGTGTTGATAACTGAAAAATTTGTGAATATAAATTTGATTTTTCAACATAAAGGGTGTTGAAATGTGGATAGATCAAGACTTTAACGTTGATAACCTGTTTAATGTAGATATATATATAGGTATAGTGAATGAAGAGCAAGCCTTTTATGTTAATGAAATGAAAACTTTTATGCAACTCACAATCAATTGGTAGTCGTGAATTTTCTTTTTACGTTTGAGCTGCGAAAGAGAAAAAAACTAATCAAACCAGTAATCACTACATGGAAAATAAATCGTCTTTTAAGGTAGGGCAACTGTCCAATCGAGGGAATCGTGATGTAAACGAAGGATTGGGTAAACTTCCACCTCAGGCGATTGATCTAGAGGAAGCCGTACTTGGAGCACTTA includes the following:
- a CDS encoding 3'-5' exonuclease, whose amino-acid sequence is MKLKLKNPLTFFDLETTGTSVVKDRILEISVVKVMPNGETIVKTNKINPTVPIPPETSVIHGIYDEDVKDAPTFKNVAKSLAQFLEGSDLAGFNILKFDVPLLVEEFLRVGIDFDVSKRKLIDAQKIFHMMEKRTLSAAYKFYCNKDLTDAHSAEADTKATLEVLEAQVEKYDGQEVVDNLGNKLGVIENNMDTLHQLTSTNMVDLAGRIVLNNDGVACFNFGKHRNRPVTDVLKAEPNYYEWMMRGDFPQDTKRRLTEIKLKAFSSLNR
- a CDS encoding Mur ligase domain-containing protein, coding for MQNIHFIAIGGSIMHNLAIALHKKGYQISGSDDEIFEPSYSSLKKYDLLPKQQGWNPDLITKDLDAVIVGMHARKDNPELKKAEELGIKVYSFPEYIYEQSQDKQRIVIAGSHGKTSITSMIIHVLKHFNRKFDFAVGAKLEGFETMVQLTDVAPIIIIEGDEYLSSPIDSTPKFLKYHHHIGLISGVAWDHINVFPSEEIYVSQFDKFADASPKGGTLVYCEEDPLATVIGTKGREDVHETPYKTHPFIIEHGTTYLTRGSEKHTYKGIW